The Carassius auratus strain Wakin chromosome 34, ASM336829v1, whole genome shotgun sequence genomic sequence TTATGATTTACGGGATGATTTCCCTGCAGTTTCCCATAGAACGGCTCTGCACACGCAAATAATCTTCTTAAAGATCTGCCTTTCATTAAGAAGTAATTAACAAACAATATAACTATACTTAAAAGATCATTAGCTtaattacattcaaataaaattatgcattaaaatttATCAATCAAAGTTTCATGACAACTCTCGCAATGTATATTAACTACTGATCTGTTGAGAACTACAGTATACaatgtaataatgtttattaaacaaatttgtacattttataaaggAAATGTGAGTAGTTCTTGCACATACAAACACTACAGTgcgtggttgccagggtgttgctatgtgctGCAGATTGTTTTGAGATGTGTCCAATGTAACGAAACAGGAGACAGCAGATCAGGATCTACTCACAGAAAAAGAATATGATAAAACTAGGACTTTGGGCAGTTGATCTAATGTGTTTTAGGGGGTAGTTGTCACACAGTTGTTGCAGGGACATATTGTCAAGTGGAAGGCTACATTCAATGTTTCATCTTCACATTTGAGcaagcaatgtgtgtgtgtatgtgtgtgtgtgtgtgtctgtgtgtgtgtgtgtgtatatataattatttgtgatacttaatttaaatgttattattatattatattatattatattatattatattatattatattatattatattatattatattatattatattatattatattatattatattatatacaagtaTTTTGACCTAAACACtgtttttttgatgatattttgtaCTTCATAATCGTTTTTAAAATGCTATGATTaatacagttgttgttgttttttccttctAGATGATGCATCCTCCAGCTATTTACTGTTTCGGTGAGTAAAAGCTtgttaatgtataatttatatactaataataataattatatattattattatagttattatatataatacaaaatcaaattaattaatacaattttaataacatttatttaatataatatatcattttaaattctaatataattttatataatttatatataatatattttttctatcaatgtcaaaatgttttatacttttcatgaatgtataattaaattgaatttattattgttatatttattatttttatgttcaaatgttaataatttgcatttccatttttaaaGTGGCAtattgaatcaaatatttttttaatataaaatttttctAGATGAAGCATCTTCCAGCTATATGGTATAATGATAAAAGGTGAGTGAAAGCTTGTTGATTACTTGTTTTAATGAGCGAGTAATTTAGTCATTCATTCAGTCGTTGTACATTCATCCAGCCAATACTTTTAAACAGCTGATTTATTCAGAAACGAGGCACGTTattgtctttatgaatgggccACTGAATCAGTGGCTACGTTTACAATTGTAATCGGCTTGACGGCTAAATCggactgaaaagccttcatgtaaacacctgAGTCGATCCGATTGAGCTCTATCTGGTGTAAACACTCTGTTGGATTGAACCACGAAACTGAAAGCACTGCTTATGTGCAATAACGCAGAAATAATGTGTAATGACGTATGATACGTGAAACGAGCGGCTCTTAAGCCAAAAGCtcattataaaactctcctttcactcagcaactgtgaagtggagcaggacaacctCCCACCAGTCCTTGTTTTGGATTTTTATCCACAGGCAAACCATTTTGGGCACAGGGATGGACATTTTTACTGCATGATTAATATGAGCAGCATGGCACATCAGTTTATATGTACTGAATATTTATCCATAAATGTCTATGGATTGgcataaatattaattctgcttttaaaaaaaaataaagaaaccatgtaggagagtggttattatgtgcaaacagAGAGAAACTCAATATTTGTGCAGTATGcgcatgtaaaataaaaatctattcagatttgaagcttgtgacatataaacatacacatcaacccgatcactttatttagcgttcatgtaaacactacattcagattTATCAATCGTAATGAATTTAGTCTGATTTAACCAAAAATCGGGCTTGTAAATATAGCCTATGACTCACAcgattgattcattcattaacgAAACAGAGCTGGGTTACTTTGAGACACACAGTTCTGCTTTAGCTTATATTGGAACTTAATTTTAACTTCTTGTATATTGAATTACTATTGTATAAAATCTGTCACATAGCAATTTTGTTGATATATGCGGAAACATCTTGGTTGTGTATTGTTGCTTacctatataatatattataaataatatttttttctcatcacAGTATGTTTCTTTAACTTTCTGTGGGTTACCTTATGTGCTGTTGTACGTTTTCAGTCTGGGCTGATCATGCAGAAAATCGGCTAATTCGTTCATTgaatctgtatgtatgtatatacgtaTAAACcaacacatcaacacacacagacacacttttttatacagtatttactttatagttattttcaaaattgtatgatataaaaaaaaaatgtttcactgtATATTTATTAGGGATGTCCCGACCCACGACATCGGTATCATGCAGATACTGGCCCAGAACGCTAGATCGGAGATCGGAGGGGAGAAAAAAATATGATCTGATACCTATCCGATACTTATCCAACACAAACCATGGGAAAATGTAGCTTAAACCATTGCCTAAATGCTTGAATATTAGCATTTCCCATgctcacctcatgtttgcggctgtcGGCTGTCTGCAAATGATCAGAActgatggacatctatgcccgggaaAAGACAACAGCAGCCCGGCGCCGAGATAAGGAAAATGAAAAAGCATACGATGAGGCCCGTGCATCACTTTTAGCTACGTTTATAATcctgttaatcttttttttttttttttgatgacattAAGTTAATAAcgtgttttaatttaatatctgCCTTAATATCCTCTTAGAGTTTCAATGttccatttaattaattcatttcaaatttttggccacctttttgcaaTAGAAATGCTagcctctataatttcttcaacaaaaacatatGGACCTCACAACCCTTACAAGAAATAATCCTTGGTTTTACTGAAGTAAAATTTTCTTGTGTGTCATTTCTGAAtacttgagactataaaatcaaaCAGGATTAGTAGAATCAGCCATAGGCAACTGTCTAGGTACAACTGTAATGTGTAAataataatggttttatttttacttgttcattaaatacattttttgaatgcTAATGCTAAATACTATTGTACCtgcaaaacaatgtttatttttattagtgtgttatgtgtaattgtaatgtgtatctttgttctatttttttttatataacaaagataaaataattacaaagatttTGTATGTTTATAGGTGGCTAATTGAGCAAAGtgcttccatttattttattattagtattagtattagttcTAGAATAAGATAAAAATATCGGATATCGGAATTGGGAAATAGCCAAAGCTGCGGCATCAGTATCGGTATCAGAAGTGAAAAAGTGGTATCGGGACatcactaatatttatttttagttaaatttgCATGTGCCTTGCTCCTCCAAATATTTATGTACCACAGTTTCAGTAGATGGCAAACACAAATTAGCATGCATAAAGAAGATAATAATTCAGCCAGTTAAATTTTGTTtggaatatattacaataaatgatTTCTTTGTAAAGCGTCCTAGTTATATTTCCTCACTTCCGTGAATGTGCTGATTGTAGATCTTCCCCACTGAGAAGAAGATTCAGCCAGAAAACAGCTATATGCCGACACAGCTTGCTTATCAAATGTCTAAACGGCTGAAAACTTCAGTGCGGGAATCACACATCGCTTTCATTTCCACAGAGGCAACACAACAGAGGACTGCTGCTTTCAAACACTTGCACATCCTCCACCTCATATTCTTTAAATCTTTCTAAATGTTACAATCTCCTGCAATGTCAgtttaaaaatcataatatttgGCTAAATGTCTATTCAGATATTTAGTTTGGAAGGGGGCTCCTGCTGCATTCCAGCAGGAGGGATGTTCTGTATTTACTAAAGAAGCAAATGTTCCTCACGTTTGGTTAAATCGTTTCTTCAccttttaaaggtatagttcacccaaaaattaaaaattctatCTTTTACCTATTTACTTTATTTGCACCCTGATGTGGGTTTGGAATTAtctcagggtgagtaaataatgacagatgcTACACTGCTGTCAAGGGGCCcattcttcgtacgtcgctaactcagttagctggatttgattgttgttgatttggcatgatcttggatcacttggttcttcgaagctcatcctggAGTTGCTGTCATAGCTGTCAgggatttgtgttttttttggccAACTATGTTTTTCcgttttgtgtgtctgtgcttgtgtgtttgtgagttggTGTATCCCGGGGCATGACTATACACTCCTTTCTGTGGCTGATTGCTGAATGTGAATCGCCTTCTGCCAATAAACTCATCTGCCTCCAGTATTTAAACTTTGGGTCATTTTTTACCACATCGTTCAGTCTGCTTATGAGGTACTGTGCTAACGCCTCCTAGTGTCTTTGGACCAGTTTTTGGGTCATGTGTTTTGTTAGAGTTCTAATTCTGTTTCTCCTGTGCTTTAGACTTCACCTGTATTCATCCTGCATTCTGCCTGCCACGCCCACTCAACAAACTATTCTCTCTGCTCTTCCAACATGTCTCTGGCCTGTTTGCATCATTTTTAGTCTGTGTTCTGCTTTTGGGTCCAAAGCTGTGTTTGGTTATGACAGAACGATCTGGCCAAATCATGGACCCAGCAGAAACCTATTCAGTTCACAAAGCTCTCTCTGTTCAAGGTGCACTTTTAGGGCAACATGACCTTCAGGTTCGGAATCTCACCGAAAGCAATCAAGCCATGGCAGGTCAGATTTCTCAAATTGgcaataaactgaataaaatctCTTCTCTCCTTGATCAGTGGTCTACTAGCGCTCAGCCCATTCAGCTGGCTTCTGTAACCCCACTCAGACTGCCTATCCTTTACGTGAGACTCTTATCCCAGTTTACCCTGTCAATCCTCCTGTCTGCAGTCTGCCCTTCCACCAGCTGAGGCTGCTGTAGCGGTTTCCATCCAGACCCCCTTGATCTGTCTATTATTTCTTCTGAATACCATGACCTTGGTGCTGTCTTCAGTAAGGATAAGGCCGTGACCTTGCCACCCCACCGTCCCGATGACTGCTCCATAGATCTGCTTCCTGGAGCTCCTCTGCCTATTAGTAGACTGCACAACCTTTCTCGACCTGAGAGGGAGGTTATGGAGAAATACATTCACGATTTCCTTGCTGCTGGTCTAATTAGGTAATCTCCCCCTGGAGCTTTGTGGAAAAGAAAGATTGCACTCTACATCCCTGTATCATTTTCTGTGGTCTCAATAACataactattaaaaacaaatatcccTTAACTCTTATCAACTAGGCATTTGAGCTCCTTCATGGAACCACAGTTTTCATTAAGTTGGACTTGTGGAATGCTTACCATCTGGTCAGAATAAAAgaaggggatgaatggaagaatgCTTTTAACATGCCCcgtggacatttttaatatctgGTGATGTCCTTTGGACTGACAAATGGTCCAGCTGCGTTCCAAGCTTCTGGATGACATTTAAGACACACCACACCATCTCTGAACATGTCATTCATGTTCGTCCAGTTCTGCAAAGGCTTCTCTAAAACAAACTGTTTGTAAAAGCTAAGGTGTGTGAGTTTCATGTCAGTTCTGTTAACTTCTTGGGATATGTAATTGAGGGCAGGCAGGTGAAAACTGATCCAGAGAAGATCCAGGCAGTGACAGAATTGCCTAATCCTACCACCCTTAAACAGATGCAACGAATTTTGGGTTTTGCCAATTTTAATCGCGGTTTTATTAGGGATTATAGTTCTCCTCTCACCAGCCTCATTTCTTCCTCTACCCTTTTTATGTGGACTCAGGAGGCTGATCAGGCCTTTGACAAACTGAAAGAACTGTTCACCTCAGTTTCTGTGCTTATTCAGCCAGATCCTCTCGGCAGTTCATCATGAAAGTGGATGCCTCTGATTCTGGTGTAGGAGCCATTGGCTTGAGGGAATTGAACAACCATTTTTGGTATGAACTGACCATAAAAATCTAGCCTACATACAAACTGCTAAGCATCTAAATCCTAGACAAGCACATTGGGCCCTATTTTTTTAGTCTCTTCAATTTTACCCTCACTTACCGCCCTGTCTAAAAGAATGTTAAACCACATGGACCCACCAAGCTCTGAAACCATTCTCTCTCCTTCACGTGTGGCTGGTGCCATCACTTGGGAAATTGAGTCAGTCATTCGGGAGGCTAAACGGACCCAACAAGGATAACCAAGAATTTGTCAaaggctgctctgtgtgtgcatatggGAAAACTATCTTCCAGGTTTGCATCATTCTTCACCTATTCCCAGCCGCCCCTGGTCTCAcattgctcttgattttatttctGGACTGCCTATTTTACAAGGCAACAACCCTATACTTACTATTGTGGAACGTTTTCCAAAGTAGTGCATTTTGTGGCTCTCCCTAAATTGTCCACAGTTTGTGAGACCGCTGACCTTCTTGTCCAGCAAGTTTTCCATATTTATGACATCCCTCTAGATATTGTCTCAGACCGTGGTCCCCAATTTACATCTCAGGTTAGGGAAGCCTGTATTTGaatcttacacacatgctatacagatagaGTCATGCATTAATTTGAGTTATGACGTACTCATCTTGGATGTGACATTgaatctcggatgtaataagcaacGTACAAAGAACGGGCCCCTGGTCTTAAAAAGTCAAGTATAAATAGTCCATGTCTCTTGCATTGCATTTAAGGACAcctgaaggtgtaatttattaaCATTCTTGCAAACTATTCTATATCAAATGTTCCAACTTGTTGATTTTAAATGGCAAGACACTACAAGCAAAACCTTTGTTGTTTTTGAGATTTTGGGATATTGTGCTTTAATAACTTGTCTTCTTTCAGGCGAGATGAAataaaacatccaaaataaacattaatgttttttttgtttgttttttttcattcacaagGGTCCGAAATCTCCACTTCTGTAGCACTTACATGCACCAAACTTTACAGTTGTATTCATACCTTTTTATTTGTTCTAAAAAGAGCAGTTTGTTCTTATACTGTATCATTCACTGacatataattcattttattcctaatacatggtgatttttttttttttttttttttttggactgttgaaaGTATTCTTTAATTTATGGAGTGATAAGAGAAATCCTTAATCCACTCTAAAATGTTAGCTCTAATatggaaacaaaatgaaacaagaattatGAACCTGATTTTATCCAGTCATCAGGGTTATGCAAAGTACTGCATATTTGATTAGATTATGCATCaagtttgcatatttaaatatagcaTTTCAGAGAAATTTCATGTACTGTGAATAATCAGCTAGGCAAAGTCATATAGTTATatctgttaattaaaatgttttatactaTTCACCTTTAGTaaagactgaaagagttgttGGGAAACTTGGTAATCTTAAAGCTGTGCAACCATGGTGTAGTGCTTTACCTTCTGACAATTGTATACAGGCTTCAAAATTTGTAAAagtgtttatatgtaaaaattATCTTGATGAAAGTGTAAGaataaaaaacttttgtttgTCACAGGACTTATTTTCTACCATAATCCAAAAGCCAAAGGAGCTTTCAGTGTGTTCAAGTTAAAAAGTTGTACCCCATTTAAATTTCTTGACAGTCCTGTCAATAGATAGTGGTTtggcatttttaataaatataataaaacataaggGTTAATAACAGCATATTTCTGTGCATATTTTCTGTTGTGATTTAAACTGCATTGTAGCccaaacagtagagcatggtaCTTGCAAAAGCAAAgtcatgggttcagttcccagtgaaagcaaaactgataaaaaaaagaaaaaagaaaatgtgttatGAATACAATgtgtcactttagataaaagcatctgttaattgcatatatgtaaataaaaaattatatttatccatcTTGGTCCCTAGACATCAGTTAAGGAACCCAGTTGTCTGGTTTTGGTCTGAACCCACTTTTGCGGTTTCGTTTTTCAGATTTCACTGGAACATGCAGAAGAGTGTCAGGGAGCATTCAAAGACCTGCTACAAAATCCCACAGCTTTCATGTGAAGAGAAGACCGCTCTGACAGCTGACGTCATGGGGTTCTGCATTCCTGCCTAAGCTACCATCGCTAATGGCTGCGAGGCCGTTCGAGATCTACAGATCCAAGTCCACGTAAATGCCTCACAATGCCTTCAAAAGTATCATGCCTCTACGTGTTGACAGTCGTTTGCTGGGCCAGCGCTCTGTGGTACCTAAGTATATCCCGTCCCACATCGTCCTACGTGAGCCAACTGTCCGTCCCGGCGCATAAAACGGTGAAAGCAGTCAAGAGCAACTCCACCACAACCTTCAGCAACATCCGCACACGTCCACTGAACCCCCACGCCTTCGATTTTATCATCAATGAGCCCAAGAAATGCGAAATCAATGTGCCCTTCCTCGTCATCCTCATCACGACCACACACAAAGAGTTTGACGCCCGCCAAGCCATCAGGGAAACATGGGGCGATGAAAGCACCTTCAGCGACCTTAGCATCATTACACTGTTTCTTCTGGGACGCAGTACAGATGCGGTGCTCAACCAGATGGTGGAGCAAGAGAGCGAGATCTTTCACGACATCATAGTCGAGGACTTCATCGACTCGTACCACAATCTTACTCTCAAAACGCTGATGGGAATGCGCTGGGTGGCCACTTTCTGCAACCAAGCCAAGTATGTGATGAAAACGGACAGTGATATCTTTGTGAACATGGACAACTTGGTGTATAAGCTCTTGAAGCCAGCCACCAAACCCCGACGGAGGTACTTCACGGGATACGTCATCAACGGCGGACCCATTCGGGACATGCGCAGCAAGTGGTACATGCCCAGAGACCTTTACCCTGAGAGCAAGTACCCGCCATTTTGCTCCGGCACTGGGTATGTGTTCTCGGCGGACGTTGCAGAGCTCATTTACAAGACGTCCTTGCACACCAGACTCTTGCATCTGGAGGACGTATACGTCGGGGTGTGTTTAAGGAAGCTGGGCATTCATCCTTATCAGAACAGTGGCTTCAATCACTGGAAAATGGCCTACAGTCTTTGCAGGTACCGTCGAGTCATTACCGTACACCAGATCTCCCCTGAGGAGATGCATCGTATCTGGAATGACATGACCAGCAAGAAGCATCTCAAGTGTTAGTGGGAGCTGCCTGAGGATGTGTATTTGTGCCCTTTTTTAAAAATCCCCATGATGCACAGATGGTAGTTCTTTCTTAGAAATACTTACATCCTTCTGGGGCATTTCAAACCACGCCGAGCCTATTGTTTGAGAATCGGGTGGGGAATGTGCTATTCGTGTTAATATTATAACTGTGCCAGTCTGTCTGGTTCAACATGCTGGAGTTTCTTTTGGTTCGGGGGCACaacattttgcattttctttgcACATTATTCTGGTTGTACAAATGAAAGTACCATTGCTTTGTTTACTATCATGTGAAAGCACCTGCATTGTTTTACACATTcagaaaaagtattttcttgaaAAAGATAACGCAATGTATAGTTCCATATTTATaagtataaaaattattttcttactcCTAGAAGTTAAACTCCATTGCTTCAGAAAAGCTCATGTTTGTAGCTATGATGTAAATCTGTATAACTAAAGTCATTAACGCTTGATATCAAGTATCATTTAGTGAGTATTTACTGTACATTGTCAAACCTGTACAAAGATTGTGTAAGGATGGCAGTGTAAATGTGGAATATAATGAAATTCTAAATTCTCTAGAATTTGATTTCATTGAGGCCAAAATGTGGTTCATGTGTTTTCCTTTTTGAATTGTCTGGTGTAACTTAGGGGATCTGACATTTAActctgaaaacaaaaatgaacatgtTATCCCCATCCGGTACtattgtattatactgtatatttttcacataaaaatatatagcagttcttttttttttttttaagtgttatttttttttatgttttgctcaTTTATATTCAAGATTCTAAAgggataataaaaatatatatatatatatatatatatatatatatatactcacagtCATCTCAAGTCaaagatttaaagaaattaataattgtattcagcTGGCccacaataaattgatcaaagatatttataatattacaaaaaaaaaataataataaatgctgttattttgatatttatattcatcaaagaagccTGAAAAAAAGATCAATGTAGAAATTGAacttattacaatgatttctgaatggtTATGTGAAACTTATGTATGGGGGTgatgttagcgcagtggataagacacatgcctttggtgtgagagaccaaggttcgaatccactgtgagacaccaatgtgtccctgaggaagacacttaacccctagttgctccagaggtgtgcgacctctgacatatatagcaattgtaagttgctttggataaaagcatcagctaaatgaatgtaGACTGATGacaaattcactgaaaaaaaaaaaacattacaatacagaattattttaatagtaagaagttttacaaaaaaattggggTATTATCTGCAGCCATATGGCCATTTTCCAGTGGCTTTGAAAACTAATTGTGCATTTAGAGTAATGACGATTTGTAAAACATTTGCTTGTTTGGACATTTTCAAACTTTCGATGAGCCTGTTTTAGAAAACCATTCTGTacattttctgtcacttttaaatCTGATGAATTTGACAGCATAAATGTGCTGTGGAGATCCAGCAAAATGTCCGACTCACCTTCTCCATCCTTGGAGGATTTCACCAGTCACTTTTCCTGCCAAATGCCCACAGTAGTGCCACTTGGCAGACTGGTCAGGCAGCTCGAGACGTGCCAATCGCTGGCCTTGCCAAACTCTGTCAGCACCCTTGACAAATAAAGACAGTCTTTGGCATTGCTGTGTTTGTGTCATAATGGAGCCAGTGCTTTACAGCAACCGATGTTCAATCAGGAATGGGTGTCTATTATGGGATGCCTTCCAGGAGGCTGTTGTTAGGGCGGAATTAAAAGCAATCAGCATCCTGAGTGAATATAGTGTCAAAAAATGGCACTTAACTTAAATAGTGGCACACTTTGGTTTCCCATTAACTTAAAAAGTGCTTTTGGCCAGTCCCAATTCTGAGGTCTGATGCAACAATTAAAATCGCACAACATCTGACATAacacattaattttattatacagtctatattataaaaatgtgcatCATCAATCTGGAAGTCGGCCATTTTGGGTGCACAGAAAGTAAACAATGCCATTGAATGGACTCACAAATTTGACTGATTATTACTGCTAAAATAACAGAGTTTTGGTTTGTAATAATCGGTCGCATAGGTTAAACACATTTCGAGTTCTGTCAAAAGTTAAAGAGAAGAGAgcaaaaaaagtgattaaagaaGGCGTTTGTGGTTGAGAGAGGTAGGTACAGTTACAGCATCAGCTCATCAACCACATGTGTAAATGAATTTTTACAAAAAGCTCATCTCACCTCTGGCTCTTGAGCAACCTGCTGCTCAGGTGATTGACCTTGGCCACCAGCTAGTCCTGCTGCTGCTTAATGTGCCCCAGCAGGCTTAAAATGTGGACCTGAGCAGCTGTTGAATACATATTATTATAGAATAATTATGTTTTAGGGAACATGTTTAAAGTCGCTGCCGAAACAAGGCTTTGTTGTTGCAGATTGCCGGACGAgcagacaattattatttttgaaaccaGCGTAGCTCTGAAAAAAACTGAAACGTTACATACCAGCCTCCTACACAGCGTTGCCTattgtggtaatttgcaggtcgtgtcaaaatgttgttggtttagaatagATAAATAACTCCTTTGACTCTTGTACAATAATTTTCTTCCagatacgataattttgaacttctggtacgatacttggacatttccaatctggcaacactgctccTACAGTTCTGCAGCTCAAGACGCAGTAGTCCAGCGCGTCGGCTACACATTTCCACGtggtaaaatttaaataaaacaacatatctATCGCAAATGTAAACACCTCCATCAACACAATGTCATTCCCGTATTGCCAAAGAGCTGCATGGACACACAAATCAGAACTGAACATTTGCAATATACAGTTTGGACATCATTATTTTAGATCAGATTCCAATCGGATACAAAGATAATCGTATTTGGACTAACAGTGTGAATGTAGCCATAGTTAACTGCGTTAACATTTAAGCCATAGTCGACGCTTCATTTACACATGTGCTGTAACTGTACCTCTCTCAACCACAAACACCTTCTTTAATCACTTTTTTGCTCTCTTCTCTTCAACTTTTGACAGAACTCGAAATGTGTTTAACCTATGCGACCAATAAGTACAGACCAAAACTCGACCTTTTTTTATAGCAATAATCAGCTAAATTTGCGAGTCCGTTCAATGGCATTGTTTATGTCAGTGCCTCCAACATGGCCGACTTCCGGattggagccttttatacattttcgtatttctttagaaataattaatggaaaaatggagtctttaaatgcctcagatgtaaagttattctctGTCAAAGttacgccaaaatgaatgggagtcaatggaatgctaacagcaggtgggggtctgctagccaatggcggtgcccaggggtgcttcaaaaaaatatgaaaccctgcccccctggtgaAAACCTATAATTCTCTGCATCTCAATCGGGCTCGAATTGATAAGCA encodes the following:
- the LOC113052941 gene encoding beta-1,3-galactosyltransferase 1 encodes the protein MPSKVSCLYVLTVVCWASALWYLSISRPTSSYVSQLSVPAHKTVKAVKSNSTTTFSNIRTRPLNPHAFDFIINEPKKCEINVPFLVILITTTHKEFDARQAIRETWGDESTFSDLSIITLFLLGRSTDAVLNQMVEQESEIFHDIIVEDFIDSYHNLTLKTLMGMRWVATFCNQAKYVMKTDSDIFVNMDNLVYKLLKPATKPRRRYFTGYVINGGPIRDMRSKWYMPRDLYPESKYPPFCSGTGYVFSADVAELIYKTSLHTRLLHLEDVYVGVCLRKLGIHPYQNSGFNHWKMAYSLCRYRRVITVHQISPEEMHRIWNDMTSKKHLKC